The Geminocystis sp. NIES-3708 genomic sequence TATAGTTAGTTAGAGAAATTGATTATTAAATTTTTGTGAGGTAGAGTAAATGACGGTTAATACATCTTTGAATAGAGTGAGATCTACTAATAGTCTTCATGCGGAATCAATATTAGCAAATAGAGCTCTAAAAAAAGAACAAATACAACAAAAAAGAGCCAATCTCGAAAAAACCATCGAAACTAGCCTAAAAATATTTGCAAATATAGGCATTTCCGTCCTAGCAATTTTTAGTGTTAAACATCTTTTACCATATCATTTAGTTCAACAGGAAAAAATAGCAGAAATTGACGGAGAAATAGCAAAAATACAACCCAGAGTAGAAAAACTTCAAGAAGATTTTGGGAATACTTTTGATCCTAAATTAACACGCAAAGTGATGGAAAAAAATACCTATAAAGTAGATCCTAATTTAAGTCCTATCTTTTTTATTAAGGAAAAATAAATGGTCACAGTCCGCCGGCAATTTTTCTTAATCTAATCATCCTAAAAAGACTCAACATAACGTTAATTAAGAACAGTTATTTCAGAGGTAATTTTTTTCCCGATAAAAACAATAATCAATTAACTAATAGAATTATCAGCAGAAGGTTTTTCCGAATAATGTGTACACTCAAAAGGCTGAACACCAATTTCAGGAGGTGATTTTTCAGGAGGACTAAAAATTCTGGTAAAACCTTCGGTCAAATATTTAGTCATGTCTCCAAGCATTTTGATGATATTCATAACTCAATGCCTCCTAATATGCAAATATTTGCGAGGATAAAATAATCAAGATGAATTAAATTTTGATGTTTAATTTATTCTTATTTCCCTACTTTTATTATCTATGAAAAAACTATTTATTAGAAGAAATCTTAATCTTTTTTATAGATTGTTATTATTCCTTAACAATTAATTTACTTCAATAATAATTGCTTTAAGCTTGATCCCCCATAGTTTAAGTCATAAATGATCAGTCTATTCTTTTAATAATCAGTAAAAACAAAAATTTATGGTCGCAAAAATAGCCATTATCGGTGCTGGAATCGCAGGTTTAATCATAGCAAAAAAAATGATTAATCAAGGGTTATCTGTGGATATTTTTGATAAAGGTAGAGCCGTTGGCGGTAGAATGTCGAGCAGACGAACACAATGGGGTTATCTTGATCATGGAACACAATATTTTACCGTCAAAAATCCTATTTTTCAAAAATTTATAGAGCAAAATCAATCCATTGTTAAGGTTTGGAAAGGAAAATTTGCTCATTGGGAGGAGGGAAATTTCACGAGCATAAAACCTGATAACCTTCGCTATGTGCCGACTATAGCTATGAATAATTTATGTAAAAATATGGCAATCGAACTGAATATAAAATTACAAACTCGTATTATTAGTTTAGAAAAAGCTCAAACATGGACATTAACTGATGAAAACAACGAAAAATACTTTGATTATGACTACATTATTGTCACCGCACCTCCGTTACAAACCATTGATTTATTAGACAATCATAGTTTTATTATTGAATCTATTAGAAAATTAAAAATGTTTGCCTGTTATAGTTCAATGTTGATACCTGAAAACAAGTTAGATATTCCTTTTGATGGTATCGAATTTAAACATCCTATATTAGGTTGGATTGCCCTTAACGATAGTAAACCCTCACGGGGAGAAAAAGGTGCTATTATCATTCAATCAAATTTTAGTTGGGCAGAAGCAAATTTAGAGCAAACAAGAGAGTCTATTTGCACAATCTTAAAAAATGTGACAGAGGAGGTTTTAAATATTAAGTTTCAGAATAATCTTTATGAATCTCTACATCTATGGCGTTATGCTATACCTCAACAAAGTAATGATCAAGGATATTATTTCGACAAATTTAATAATATTGGTGTTTGCGGTGATTGGTGTTTAAATGGAAAAGTCGAATCTGCTTTTTTAAGTGGTTATTATTTGGCAGAAAAAATCATTGAGATATTTGTTTAATCTCAGTAAAAATGACACAGAAAATCAGCAACGCCGAAAAATGATAGTATAGATCTTTGTGACTCATAATTGCATATAAAATTATAAGCTAACAAAATATAATTAAAGGGTTGAGTAAGCGCGGAAATAGCATGAATCATCAACAAGAGAGACAGTTCGACTACGTAAAAATTGGTATTGCATCTCCTGAGAGAATTCGGGAATGGGGACAAAGAACACTACCTAATGGCATTGTGGTAGGAGAAGTCACAACTCCAGAAACCATTAACTATCGTACCCTAAAACCAGAAATGGACGGGTTATTCTGTGAGAAAATTTTTGGTCCTTCTAAAGATTGGGAATGTTGGTGCGGAAAATATAAAAGAGTACGCCATAGAGGTATTGTCTGTGAACGTTGCGGTGTTGAAGTCACAGAATCCAGAGTTCGCCGTCATCGGATGGGTTATATTAAATTAGCCGCTCCTGTAACTCATGTTTGGTACTTAAAAGGTATTCCTAGCTATTTGAGTATTCTGTTAGATATGCCTTTGCGAGATGTAGAACAGGTGGTATATTTTAACTCTCATGTAGTTCTAGATCCGGGTAACGCTACTAATTTGAGCTATCGTCAATTACTATCTGAAGATCAATGGATGGAAATTGAAGAACAAATTTATGCGGAAGATTCTGAGTTAGAAGGCATCGAGGTTGGTATTGGTGCAGAAGCTGTTGAGCGTCTTTTACAAGAAATAAAACTTGAAGAAGAAGCAGAAAAATTAAGAGAAGAAATTATTAATAGTAAAGGACAAAAAAGAGCAAAATTAATTAAAAGATTACGGTTAATTGATAATTTTATTGCGACAGGTTCTAAACCTGAATGGATGGTTTTAAGTGTAATTCCTGTCATTCCTCCTGATTTGCGTCCGATGGTGCAGTTAGATGGTGGACGTTTTGCTACTTCTGATCTTAATGATTTATACCGTCGTGTAATTAATCGTAATAATCGCTTAAATCGTTTACAAGAAATTCTTGCTCCTGAAATTATTATCCGTAACGAAAAGCGGATGTTACAGGAAGCGGTGGACGCTTTAATTGATAACGGCAGACGTGGTCGTACTGTAGTTGGTGGAAATAGTCGTCCTTTAAAATCTTTATCAGATATTATTGAAGGTAAACAAGGACGTTTCCGTCAAAACTTATTAGGTAAAAGGGTTGATTATTCTGGACGTTCAGTAATTGTAGTTGGTCCTAATTTACAGATATATCAATGCGGTTTACCCCGTGAAATGGCTATCGAACTTTTCCAACCTTTTGTTATTAATCGTTTAATCCGCTTAGGCATCGTTAATAATATCAAAGCGGCGAAGAAAATGATTCAAAAAACAGATCCTAGTATCTGGAAAGTATTAGAAGAAGTTATCGCTGGACATCCTGTATTGTTAAACCGTGCCCCTACCTTACACCGTCTTGGTATTCAGGCTTTTGAACCTGTATTAGTAGAGGGGAGAGCGATTCAATTACATCCTTTAGTATGTCCTCCTTTCAACGCTGACTTTGACGGGGATCAAATGGCTGTACACGTTCCTCTTTCCATCGAAGCACAATCTGAAGCTCGATTATTGATGATGGCTTGTCATAATATTCTTTCTCCTGCAACGGGTAAACCAATTATTGCACCATCTCAAGACATGGTTTTAGGTTGTTATTACCTCACTGCGGAGAATCCTGCGGCAACAAAAGGAGCGGATAGTTATTATGCCAATCTTGATGATGCTTTACGTGCTTATGAACAAAAACTCGTGGATTTACACGCTTATATCTGGGTACGTTTTGATGGTGAAGTACAAACAGGTAAAGGGGATAATGAACTCGAAAAAGAGGAAACTTTAGCTGATGGTAGTGTTTGGAAATATTATCAAGGGCGTAAAGTGCGTGAAACTGCGGAGGGTGAAATAATTGCTCAGTATGTACACACTACTCCTGGACGTATTATTTATAATAAAACCATTATCGATGCTTTAGATTTTGATTTAGTGCATTAAATTAATCAGGAATTAGGAATTAGGAATGAGTAATTATAAGCTCAGACGCATCTAAGTTTACTGATGAGGGTAGGCAATGAGTAAGAGTTTCTTTAATTTTTTACTAATTTTAAAAGATGCAAGTTAAATGGGTTTTAGCTTATCAAATAAGTATCTTGCTTATTAATTATCCATTCTTAATTCTTAATTTTTAATTCTTAATTCTTATGTTGATTCCACTGAAACAAGAAGCTATTAAAGATTTGATTCCTGCCATTGCTACGGGAAGTCAATATAGTCATTATTGGGCAAATTTATCCACATTATTAAAAAATTTATTTATCTCTCTAGTAGGAGTGTTATTTTTTTGGTTATTAGGATCTTTTTTTGGTAGATCTGGGGATAATTTATCATTAATATTTAGAGTAATTGCTGGTTTATACTGGCTTTGGAGTCCGATATACTGGGCAAGTATTCGCAATAGTAAGTTTCGCCATTATCGTTATATCAGTTTTTGGCGTGGTAAGGTTTTAGATATTTATTTGACAGAAGAATTAATTAGTGAAGAATCAGCGATTGATAAATTAGGTCGAGCGATTATTGTAGAAAATCGACGTAAGTTATTTAATGTTGAAGTAGGAGATAAAACGGGATTTCGTGCCACCATTACCACCCCAAGACAAAGAATTCATAAGGTAGTAAATCGTGGTCAAGCTGTAGAAGGTTTGCTATTATCTAATGATCCTGATTTTATAAAAATTGGGCAAATTACTGATGTTTATATTCCTCGTCATAAACTTTGGTTAGGAGATTATCCTTATATTCGTCGAGATATTTTCTTAGATTTAAGATTACAATTAATGAAAATTTATGGTAGATAAACTATCAACTTAGAACTCCTATAGGATTGTGATATGTTATCTTCTAATCAGAAAATTTTTCAACTTTTAGATAGTATTATTCAATATACTGGTGCAAATAATAAGTTAAAATCAAATTTTAAAAAATGACTTTTTTTTACTGAAATTGAAAAAATGCTGGAGAATTTTCCTTGTCAAATTCCTGAAGAAATCGAGCAACTATATTATCACCATAATGGAATAAATTATTCTTGTAAATTAGAATTATTTTACTACCATATATTTTTACCTTTAGAAAATGTTTTTTATACTCGTCAACATTGGTTAAAATTTAATTAAGAAAATAATATTTAATCTATTAAGCAGCATTATTACCAATTTTTAAAATTTATGAGCAAAAAGTTCCGCAAATAAAACTAAAATATAATTCTGTTAGACAAGAAATGTATGTTCAACTAATTAATTATAATCAATTTTATGTTTAGCTTTGAAAATGTTTATTAGAACTCTATCTCCAGTAAAAAAATAATTTATTTCTATATTAATCATGAAAATAAAATTTAAAAAAATGTGTCAATGGCTAGGATTTAGTCTCATAACTATTGCCTTAATTATTACTACCCATAATGTTGCTTTAGCAGAGGTTTCTAATAGCTATAAAAACTTAGAATATCCTCCTTTATCAGAAATTAAATTACCAGAATATGAACGCTATCAATTAGATAATGGTATGGTTATTTATTTAATGCCCGATGGTAGATTACCTTTAATTAGTGGTAATGCTATTATTCGCACAGGCTCAAGATTTGAACCATCTATTCAAGCTGGTTTAGCCGATTTAACAGGAGATTTAATGCGTTTAGGGGGTACAAAAAATCATACTCCTGAACAACTAAATTATATTTTAGAACAAAAAGCTTCTGCCATTGAAACTTCTATTGATACCACTTTAGGAAGTGCTAGTTTTACTTCCCTCAGTTATGATTTAGATACGGTTTTTCCTCTTTTTGCTGAAGTTTTACAATCTCCCGTGTTTGATAATCAGCAATTAGATTTACAAAAAACAAAATTAAAAGGTGCGATTGCAAGAAGAAATGATAATCCCGGACAAATAGCAAGTCGAGAATTTGCTAAGTTAATTTATGGAGAAAATAGCCCTTATGCACGTACGATTGAGTATAAAAATTTAGATAATATTACTCGTGAAGATTTAGTTAATTTTTATAGTAAATATATTCGTCCTGATAATATTATTTTAGGCATTGTAGGAGATTTTCAACCAGCAAAAATGAAATCATTAATCGAAAAAACCTTCGGTAATTGGACAGTAAATAACCCTTCTTTAAATCTTAATATTAATTCTGTTGAACAACAAAAACAAGACGGAATTTATGTAGTTGATCAACCACAATTAACCCAAAGTAATATTTTATTAGGTCATTTAAGCGGCAAATTAGATGATCCAAATTATGGCACATTAAGCGTTATCAACGGAATTTTAAACGGCTTTGGCGGTAGATTATATAATGAAATTCGTTCTACTCAAGGTTTAGCTTATTCGGTGTATGGTGTCTGGCGAGGCAGTTATGACTATCCCGGAACATTTATTGCAGGAGGACAAACAAAAAGTGAAACTACTGCTCAATTTATCAAATCCATAATAGCCGAAATTGAGCGTTTACGTACTCAGCCTATCACTCAAGAAGAATTAGATTATGCTAAAAATTCTATTTTAAATTCTTTTGTCTTTCAATTTCAAGATCCTTCTCAAACCTTATCTCGTTTAATGACTTATGAATATTTTGGTTATCCCAATGACTTTATTTTTAACTATCAAAAAGCAGTAAAAAAAACTACCATTGAAGATGTTTTAAGAGTTGCACAAGAATATTTACAACCTGATCGCATTGTGACTTTAATTGTTGGTAATGAAAAAGCATTTAAAGAGGATTTAGCTAATCTTCAACAACAAATTATCAGCGTTGATGTCACAATTCCCGAATCTTCCAGTTGAAGTAAAAACTTTGTTGCTTTGAATTATTAATCAAAATCCTCAACAATTAAAAATAAAATTAATTTAAGGTAAGAAATTATCAATTTTAACTACTATTGCCTATTCGCTATTGCCCATTGCCTGACTTCTTAGAGAAGTCTAATTATCAACTACTTTAAGACGGTACAATATTGAGAATCATTAATCTTATTATTCTGACCTTAATTTATAATTATGTGGCGTAAAATACCTTTAGCATTAGTAGGTTTAACCATCGGCTCAATTTTAACCGTTATTGGGTTTATTGCTTATGGCATTGGTAACTCTACCTTAAATTTAGCAGGTTTTTTCTATGGAATACCTTTATTATTAGGTGGACTAGCTTTAAAAGCGGCTGAATTGAAACCAATTCCCTTTGCAGCGGAAACTCCCCCAGAAGTTATCGCTTTAAGAAAACAAAAAGCTACCGATACTCAAAATCAATTGCGCAATGATGTAACTCGTTATCGATACGGACAAGAAGCTCATTTAGATGAAGCCTTACAACGTCTTGGTTTAAGTCCCACAGATGATGAAAGACCAGTTTTAATGAAAATAAAAGAAGCAAATATTAATAATAATTATGCCTTAATTTTATACTTCGATTCTCCTCTTATTAGTTTTGACATTTGGCAAGAAAAACAAGAAAAAATTACTAAGTTTTTTGGACCTGGTATTATTGCTGAAGTTTCTAAAAATGATGAAAATGAAATTGAATTAGCTTTAATTTCTGTATAGAAAAAGATCAAAATTAACAATTAACGTTGATAGATAATTGATGCTTGAAGTTTCAATTATCAATTGGGTGAATGTGATTCACCCCGAAAAACTCCTGATTTTAAATTATCTAAAATATTAATGATAAAATTTATTTACGATTGATTAAATTGAAAAATAAACCCAAGATTTTAAATAGCATTCT encodes the following:
- a CDS encoding NAD(P)/FAD-dependent oxidoreductase, which codes for MVAKIAIIGAGIAGLIIAKKMINQGLSVDIFDKGRAVGGRMSSRRTQWGYLDHGTQYFTVKNPIFQKFIEQNQSIVKVWKGKFAHWEEGNFTSIKPDNLRYVPTIAMNNLCKNMAIELNIKLQTRIISLEKAQTWTLTDENNEKYFDYDYIIVTAPPLQTIDLLDNHSFIIESIRKLKMFACYSSMLIPENKLDIPFDGIEFKHPILGWIALNDSKPSRGEKGAIIIQSNFSWAEANLEQTRESICTILKNVTEEVLNIKFQNNLYESLHLWRYAIPQQSNDQGYYFDKFNNIGVCGDWCLNGKVESAFLSGYYLAEKIIEIFV
- a CDS encoding DNA-directed RNA polymerase subunit gamma, with the protein product MNHQQERQFDYVKIGIASPERIREWGQRTLPNGIVVGEVTTPETINYRTLKPEMDGLFCEKIFGPSKDWECWCGKYKRVRHRGIVCERCGVEVTESRVRRHRMGYIKLAAPVTHVWYLKGIPSYLSILLDMPLRDVEQVVYFNSHVVLDPGNATNLSYRQLLSEDQWMEIEEQIYAEDSELEGIEVGIGAEAVERLLQEIKLEEEAEKLREEIINSKGQKRAKLIKRLRLIDNFIATGSKPEWMVLSVIPVIPPDLRPMVQLDGGRFATSDLNDLYRRVINRNNRLNRLQEILAPEIIIRNEKRMLQEAVDALIDNGRRGRTVVGGNSRPLKSLSDIIEGKQGRFRQNLLGKRVDYSGRSVIVVGPNLQIYQCGLPREMAIELFQPFVINRLIRLGIVNNIKAAKKMIQKTDPSIWKVLEEVIAGHPVLLNRAPTLHRLGIQAFEPVLVEGRAIQLHPLVCPPFNADFDGDQMAVHVPLSIEAQSEARLLMMACHNILSPATGKPIIAPSQDMVLGCYYLTAENPAATKGADSYYANLDDALRAYEQKLVDLHAYIWVRFDGEVQTGKGDNELEKEETLADGSVWKYYQGRKVRETAEGEIIAQYVHTTPGRIIYNKTIIDALDFDLVH
- a CDS encoding phosphate ABC transporter permease yields the protein MLIPLKQEAIKDLIPAIATGSQYSHYWANLSTLLKNLFISLVGVLFFWLLGSFFGRSGDNLSLIFRVIAGLYWLWSPIYWASIRNSKFRHYRYISFWRGKVLDIYLTEELISEESAIDKLGRAIIVENRRKLFNVEVGDKTGFRATITTPRQRIHKVVNRGQAVEGLLLSNDPDFIKIGQITDVYIPRHKLWLGDYPYIRRDIFLDLRLQLMKIYGR
- a CDS encoding pitrilysin family protein translates to MKIKFKKMCQWLGFSLITIALIITTHNVALAEVSNSYKNLEYPPLSEIKLPEYERYQLDNGMVIYLMPDGRLPLISGNAIIRTGSRFEPSIQAGLADLTGDLMRLGGTKNHTPEQLNYILEQKASAIETSIDTTLGSASFTSLSYDLDTVFPLFAEVLQSPVFDNQQLDLQKTKLKGAIARRNDNPGQIASREFAKLIYGENSPYARTIEYKNLDNITREDLVNFYSKYIRPDNIILGIVGDFQPAKMKSLIEKTFGNWTVNNPSLNLNINSVEQQKQDGIYVVDQPQLTQSNILLGHLSGKLDDPNYGTLSVINGILNGFGGRLYNEIRSTQGLAYSVYGVWRGSYDYPGTFIAGGQTKSETTAQFIKSIIAEIERLRTQPITQEELDYAKNSILNSFVFQFQDPSQTLSRLMTYEYFGYPNDFIFNYQKAVKKTTIEDVLRVAQEYLQPDRIVTLIVGNEKAFKEDLANLQQQIISVDVTIPESSS
- a CDS encoding DUF2854 domain-containing protein, producing MWRKIPLALVGLTIGSILTVIGFIAYGIGNSTLNLAGFFYGIPLLLGGLALKAAELKPIPFAAETPPEVIALRKQKATDTQNQLRNDVTRYRYGQEAHLDEALQRLGLSPTDDERPVLMKIKEANINNNYALILYFDSPLISFDIWQEKQEKITKFFGPGIIAEVSKNDENEIELALISV